The sequence below is a genomic window from Streptomyces sp. NBC_00582.
CCGATCTTTTCAGCCGCTCAGCCATAGCAGCTCGATTCCCGCCGGCCTCAGGACCGGCCGTAGATTGCCCCGAGTCCTCACGGGATCAGAATAGGACGATCAAGCCCTTACCGCACATACAGAATATTTATCTGCGCGGGTCCGGGTGGCTGCTTCCCGGCGGTCTGCCGGGGATTCGGTGGAGAAAGTTTGGTTGAATTCTGTAGTTCGCAGGGAGAGGAACGGCGCGTGAGTGAACCGACTGGTCTGGCCTGCCCGGAATGCGGTGTCCCCAGGGCGGCGGACGGCGGTCCGGCCTGCTCCTGCGCCCGCCGCGCGGCCGACGCCCACCTGGAGACCCGCGCGGCGGAGGCGGCGGCCGCGGAGGACTTCGACCCCCTGCGCATCCGCCCCTTCGCGGAACCGGCGGTCACGACGGAGGACACCGGGAACTTAGCCACCCGGCCGGTCACCGGAGCCACGGGCGCACCGGTGCCGTGGTCCCCGGAGGAACGGCCTGAGGAGGCCGCGGAAGGGGCCCAGGAAGGGGCCGAGGGGGCGGGAGGGGCTGGAGAAGCCGAGGGGTCCCCAGTGACCGGTGGCCGCCGACGGCCCCGGCGGCTCGTCCAGCTCACCGGGGTCGGAGCGGCCGCCGCGGTGCTGGTGACGGGAGGTGCCGTCGCCGCGCTGTTCAGCTACCAGAGCCCCTCGAGGGGCAGCGCGGGCCCCGAGGACATACGGGCCAGCGTGCCGGCCGGGGCCACCGGGACCGGCACCGCCGCCACCGGCCCGACGGCCTCGGCGTCCCCGACGCCGACCTCCGCGAGCCCGACCCCGTCACAGAGCGCCACCCCCACCGAGAGCGCCGCGACCTCCACGGAATCCGCCGAGCCGACCGCGTCCCCGACCGGCACCGGAGCCACCTCCACCGCGGCCCCCGCTCCCAGCCCCACCGGCGGACCGTCCCCGGTGCTCCGCCCCGGCGACCGCGGCCCCGAGGTCACCGAACTCCAACTCCGCCTGCAGCAGGCAGGGTTCTACAGCGGAGACGCCGACGGCGAGTACGGCAGCGCCGTCGAGGCCGCCGTCCGCAACTACCAGCTCGCCCGGCTCGTCCTCACGGACGAGTCGGGCGTCTACGCGACGGCGACCCGGGCCGCCCTGGAGTCCGAGACCTCGGAGCCCTGAGCCGGGCTATGCGCCCGAGGGCGCCGGCAGGGAGACACCGAGGGCCACCGGGGTGCCGAAGTTCGGGGTGCCGTCCGCGTTCCGGGTGAGCTTCAGCGCCCGGGTCGTGCGGTTCATGTCGCAGCCGCCGCCCGCCGAGGAGTTGGCGTGGTACACCATCCAGTCCTCGGTCCCGTCGGGCGACTTGAAGAAGCCGTTGTGGCCCGGGCCGTACACCCCGTTGGCGTCGGACCGCTGGAAGACCGGGTTCGGCGACTTGACCCAGGACGAGGAGCTGAGCGGATCGCCCCCGTTGCAGGTGAGCATGCCGAGTTTGCAGTCGGGTGTGGAGCAATGGAGCGGACCCCGTTCAACGTCGTCGCCACCTCACCGGCCGAGGACGGCCGGGCCTTCTTCTACGCCAACACCCTGCACCGCCGCCGCCGGGGCACCGTGCCGCCGGTGGACGCCGAGAGCCCGCGCGCAGATTCCGGCCTGCGCGCGCCTGGTTCGCGGTGTCGTGCCGTCCGGCCAACGTGGCCCGCACCCTGGCCGCGCTCCCCGCCTACCTGGCCACGGAGGACGACCACGGCCCCCAGCTCCACCAGTACGCCGACGCGGAGATCTCCACCGCCGGCATCGGGCTGACCATGCGCACCGACTACCCGACGGACGGACGCGTGACCGTACGGATCGACCGGTCCCCGGAACCGCCCGTGGACCCTGCCGCTGCGCGTGCCCGAGTGGGCGGACGGCGGCACGGCCCGGCTGGTCGACCCGGACGGCGTCCGCCGTACCGCCCGGCGGGGCACGGCCACGGTCACCCGTGTCTTCCGCGCCGGCGACGAGGTCCCTCTCGAACTGCCCGTCGCGCCCCGCTGGACCGAGGCCGACCCGCGCGTAGACGCCGTACGCGGCACGGTCGCCGTGCAGCGCGGGCCGCTCGTGTACTGCGCCGAGTCCGTGGACCTCCCGGACGGCCGGGAGACCGACGCGATCCGCGTGGACACCTCCGCCGCGCCGCGGAACGGCCCCGACGGCACCGTGGTCGCGCCCGGGGAACTCACCGCACCCGACGCACGGGCCTGGCCGTACCGACCGCTCGACCGGACCCCCTCGTCCGCCGCCGCCGCCGACCGCACCGGCATCGTTCTCGTGCCCTACCACTCCCGGGCCGACCGGGGCCCGTCGACGATGCGGGTGTGGCTGCCGACGACCGGCCCCCACTGACCCCGCCCGCGGGCCGGGCTGACCTTCCTCGACGTCCTCCGGGCGGGAGCGCCGTTCCCGTCCCGGGCCCGCTTCGTGCACGCGGTGCCAGCGCTCGCCGGCGCCCCTCAGCGCCGTACGAGCGTGATCCGGTACGTCGTCGTCCGTGAGCCGTCCTCGGCGGTCACGGCGACGACGGCCAGGGCACGTCCGGCCTCGCGGGTCCGTGTGACCGTGACCGTCGCGTACGGGTCGCGGGGTGTCGCCGTCACGACGGCCTGGGCGGGGTCGGCGCTCACCACGCGGTAGTCGGTCGTCCCCGGGTCGAAGGCCGCGACCGGGACGCCGGCCACCTCGATCGATCCGGCGGCCGCGTCGGCGGAGACCCCTGCCGTCCTGCCGTACACCTCGACCTCGCTCATCGTCATGTATCCGCCGGCCCGTGCCGTCATCACCAGCCGCACCCCGGTCGCCGGACCCGCCCTCAGCGGTACGTCGACCACCGGTGTGCCCTCCGTCCCGACCGGGATCTCGTCGCTCGCGTCGGTCCAGGCCCCGGCGGAGTCGCGCACCTGCGCCTTCAGGCTCGCCGGGAAGGAGGCGCTGCTCCCGTCCCGGTAGAAGCGCGCCACGAGCCGGGTGAGGTCGCGGGCCGTCGGCAGGGTGAAGGTGACGGTGTCGGAGGGGTTCTTGGTGGACCCCGGCTTCCAGTTGGACCAGGCCTTCTCGGTCGTGTCGCCGTTGCGCAGGCGCTCGGCGGAGTAGCCGCTCTCGGTGAAGGTGGCCGCGACGGAGACGGCGGGGTCCGGCGCGAGGTTGGTCTCGACCGGCTCGGTGACCTGGACCCGTACGGTCGCCGCGACCGTGCCGCCGTCCACCACCCGCGCGGTGCCGCGCAGGGTCACGACCCCCGCCCGCGCGAACGCCCCCTCGGGCGCGGGCTCCCAGGCCACCGGCAGATCGGTCCGGCCGCCGTGCGCGCCCACGCCGACGACCGTGGCAGGCAAACGGGGGCTCCCGCCGACGTAGGTCTTGGCCCGGCCGGGCAGCGTCGCGGTGACGGTGTCGACGGTGACGACCGCCTGCGCGGGGATCTCCCGGCCGAGCGGGTCGGTGGCCCGGCCGGTGACCCGGACCGTGCCGGGCTCGCGCCA
It includes:
- a CDS encoding peptidoglycan-binding domain-containing protein, with translation MTGGRRRPRRLVQLTGVGAAAAVLVTGGAVAALFSYQSPSRGSAGPEDIRASVPAGATGTGTAATGPTASASPTPTSASPTPSQSATPTESAATSTESAEPTASPTGTGATSTAAPAPSPTGGPSPVLRPGDRGPEVTELQLRLQQAGFYSGDADGEYGSAVEAAVRNYQLARLVLTDESGVYATATRAALESETSEP